The following are encoded together in the Nocardioides thalensis genome:
- a CDS encoding helix-turn-helix transcriptional regulator, translating into MLSGAPLVGRAEERRLLDALVDGAPREGAALVVRGPAGIGKTALLTLAAARAAHLGLDVTELRAVPAERHQPFAALHQLLRPLRGGFTSLADPHRQALDAAFGRTSDPAPDIFLISLATLELLGDAAAERPRLVVVEDAQWLDRPTADVLGFVARRLGVDRVVMLFSVRDTGDHGWLGQGLPELELGPLSVDESEELLARAPSAADLGPAARTEILRLAGGNPLALLELPSVTSTGLSAETGPLPVRLERAFTARLEHLDPLARALLLVAAADERATLGEVVAGAEEMLQTELPARAVAEADHSDLVDVVGQALRFRHPLMASAVYHAAPITERVAAHRALGRVFAGDADRSLWHRAAATLAPEPQLSAELESAAERARRRGANDVAVTALERAAALTTDARRRGRMLLLAAELAFELGRPHRAKPLLEQAALQPMTDAEHGRLALTRELVDPHPGEAAARSAELLASAEGTAPADIDLALDLLWLVASRSWWADPGRSARTRTLEVIDRVATDPDDPRVLCGLGYADADARGGAVVDRLRHARPAGHTDPRTAWMLGTAAVVTGAWDLARGHLHASIQMLREQGRLGQLPRLLVLNSMVAARMADWDVAEPEAAEARALGAETGQATWVGAADSVIALASAMRGEHAEALAAADRADEAVAELGTIFVRSSTSLARGLAASAAGDHEGAFDQLLRLFVAGDPSYHWTMRWWGLADLAHAAARTGRGDDVLPLVKELEGVAAGTTAVVVHLNLEAAQAHLADDRAAADLFERALGRDLDQWPYQRARLLLAHGELLRRTRRTVDARPPLREAVTVFDRIGARAWAERARQELSATGETMRAWSPRRADGLTPQELQIARLAAEGRTNREIAQMLFISHRTVGSHLYHVFPKLGITQRSQLAAALAARRDG; encoded by the coding sequence GTGCTGAGCGGAGCGCCCCTCGTCGGCAGGGCAGAGGAAAGACGATTGCTCGATGCCCTCGTCGACGGGGCGCCCCGCGAGGGCGCGGCCCTGGTCGTGCGGGGCCCCGCCGGCATCGGCAAGACCGCACTCCTCACCCTCGCCGCAGCGCGCGCCGCGCACCTCGGTCTCGACGTGACCGAGCTCCGGGCAGTCCCTGCGGAGCGACACCAGCCCTTCGCCGCCCTCCACCAGCTCCTCCGCCCGCTCCGGGGCGGGTTCACCAGCCTGGCCGACCCGCACCGGCAGGCGCTCGACGCTGCGTTCGGCCGGACGTCCGACCCGGCTCCCGACATCTTCCTGATCTCCCTCGCGACGCTCGAGCTCCTCGGCGACGCGGCTGCGGAGCGGCCTCGCCTGGTGGTGGTCGAGGACGCGCAGTGGCTGGATCGCCCGACGGCCGACGTGCTCGGCTTCGTGGCGCGGCGGCTCGGGGTCGATCGGGTGGTGATGCTCTTCTCGGTCCGCGACACAGGCGACCACGGATGGCTCGGGCAGGGCTTGCCGGAGCTCGAGCTCGGCCCGCTGTCGGTCGACGAGAGCGAGGAGCTGCTCGCCCGGGCCCCGTCGGCCGCCGACCTCGGCCCGGCCGCGCGCACCGAGATCCTGAGGCTCGCCGGCGGGAACCCGCTCGCGCTCCTCGAGCTGCCGTCGGTCACGTCCACCGGCCTCTCGGCCGAGACCGGACCGCTGCCCGTCCGGCTCGAGCGCGCCTTCACCGCGCGTCTGGAGCATCTCGACCCGCTGGCACGGGCGCTCCTGCTCGTCGCGGCCGCCGACGAGCGCGCGACGCTCGGCGAGGTCGTCGCCGGCGCGGAGGAGATGCTGCAGACCGAGTTGCCCGCCCGTGCGGTCGCGGAGGCCGACCACTCCGACCTCGTCGACGTGGTCGGCCAGGCCCTCCGCTTCCGGCACCCGCTGATGGCGTCCGCGGTCTACCACGCGGCACCCATCACCGAGCGCGTCGCTGCCCACCGCGCCCTCGGACGGGTCTTCGCCGGCGACGCCGACCGGAGCCTGTGGCACCGCGCGGCGGCGACGCTGGCCCCGGAGCCGCAGCTGAGCGCCGAGCTGGAGAGCGCTGCCGAGCGGGCCCGCCGCCGCGGCGCGAACGACGTCGCCGTCACCGCACTCGAGCGCGCCGCAGCGCTGACGACCGATGCGCGGCGCCGCGGTCGGATGCTGCTGTTGGCTGCCGAGCTCGCCTTCGAGCTGGGACGCCCGCACCGCGCCAAGCCGCTCCTCGAGCAGGCAGCGCTCCAGCCGATGACGGACGCCGAGCACGGGCGGCTCGCGCTGACCCGGGAGCTGGTCGACCCGCACCCGGGCGAGGCAGCGGCGCGGAGCGCGGAGCTGCTCGCCTCCGCGGAGGGAACGGCACCGGCGGACATCGATCTCGCCCTCGACCTCCTCTGGCTGGTGGCGTCGCGTTCCTGGTGGGCCGACCCTGGACGGAGCGCGCGGACCCGGACCCTCGAGGTGATCGACCGCGTGGCGACCGACCCGGACGACCCGCGGGTGCTGTGCGGGCTCGGGTACGCCGACGCCGACGCCCGCGGCGGCGCCGTCGTCGACCGGCTGCGGCACGCGCGACCGGCCGGCCACACGGACCCCAGGACGGCGTGGATGCTCGGTACCGCGGCGGTGGTGACCGGCGCGTGGGACCTGGCCCGGGGTCACCTGCACGCGTCCATCCAAATGCTGCGCGAGCAGGGCCGCCTCGGCCAGCTGCCCCGGCTCCTGGTGCTGAACTCGATGGTCGCTGCGCGGATGGCCGACTGGGACGTCGCCGAGCCCGAGGCCGCCGAGGCCCGTGCCCTCGGGGCAGAGACCGGCCAGGCGACCTGGGTGGGCGCGGCTGACTCCGTCATCGCGCTGGCGTCAGCCATGCGCGGTGAGCACGCGGAGGCCCTGGCGGCTGCCGACCGGGCGGACGAGGCGGTCGCCGAGCTCGGCACGATCTTCGTCCGGTCGTCGACGTCGCTCGCGCGGGGCCTGGCTGCCAGCGCCGCGGGCGACCACGAGGGCGCGTTCGACCAGCTCCTGCGCCTCTTCGTTGCCGGCGATCCGTCGTACCACTGGACCATGCGGTGGTGGGGTCTCGCCGACCTGGCGCACGCCGCCGCCAGGACCGGGCGTGGGGACGACGTGCTGCCGCTGGTGAAGGAGCTCGAAGGGGTGGCCGCCGGGACCACGGCCGTCGTCGTGCACCTGAACCTGGAGGCCGCGCAGGCACACCTCGCCGACGACCGCGCGGCGGCCGACCTCTTCGAGCGCGCGCTCGGTCGCGACCTCGACCAGTGGCCCTACCAGCGCGCCCGGCTGCTGCTCGCGCACGGCGAGCTGCTGCGCCGTACCCGCCGGACGGTGGACGCCCGGCCGCCGTTGCGCGAGGCCGTCACCGTCTTCGACCGCATCGGAGCCCGCGCGTGGGCGGAGCGGGCGCGGCAGGAGCTGTCGGCGACCGGCGAGACGATGCGGGCCTGGTCACCTCGGCGGGCCGACGGGCTGACCCCGCAGGAGCTGCAGATCGCGCGCCTGGCGGCCGAGGGCCGGACCAACCGCGAGATCGCTCAGATGCTCTTCATCTCGCATCGCACGGTCGGGTCGCACCTCTACCACGTGTTTCCGAAGCTCGGCATCACCCAGCGCTCCCAGCTCGCGGCGGCGCTGGCCGCGCGGCGCGACGGCTGA